From Fulvivirga lutea:
AATGCTTTAATACTACCGGCTTTAATAATATGGAGGATACCAACTATGGCGATTCAAACGCAGATATGTTTGTTGCAGGCAACAGCGTACAGGGCAAAAAAGTGGCTGAACAACTTGCCTTAGATGCTGGATTTGCAGCATGTTATGATGTAGGTGGCAATGATAAATTTCAATTGATGGAGCAGTTTGCGTGGTTCTGGATTAACCTTGCGATGTTTCAGGGACAAGGAAGAGAGATAGCTTTTAAATTACTAAAACGATAGTAATTTAAATTTCATTATTGGCTGACAACCAGAATATCAATATCTTTAATTCTTATGAATATGTTAGGTATTGATGTTGGTGGCTCAGGTATCAAAGGTGCAGTGGTAGATACTATTGAAGGCAAACTCATTAGTGAAAGGTATCGTATTGAAACACCAAATCCAGCAACTCCTGAGGCTGTTTCTAAAGTCATCAAAGAAATAAAAGACCACTTCGATTGGACAGATGATATTGTATGCGCTTTCCCAACTGTAGTAATTGAAGGTAAAGCAGTATATGACGCTAACCTTGACAATTCATGGACAGGCAAAAATATAGAGGATATATTTAGCAACGCCTGTGACGATCAACATTTCGAGGTTATTAACGATGCAGATGCTGCTGGCATTGCAGAAATGCGATTTGGCGCAGGTAAGCATCACTCAGGACTAGTCATGGTATTGACATTTGGTACAGGGATTGGTAGTGGCGTCTTTTATGATGGTGTACTTATACCCAATTTTGAGCTTGGTCGCATTTTAGGTAAGAATGGTAAAGTTTATGAAAAATTTGCCGCTGATTCTGCGAGAAAAAGAGAAGAATTAGAATTTGATGTATGGGGTAAAAGGGTTAATCAATACTTAAAACATATAGAGCGCGTTTTCTCACCGGACTTTATCATTATTGGTGGTGGGGCAAGTAAGAAAATTCATAAATTCAGAGATCAGATTAAAATTAAAACCCGTTTTACAGCTTCTGAAAAATTAAATAATGCAGGTATTATTGGTGCTGCAGTTAATGCCGCTGAACATCATAGGTAAATGAAAGCAACCTATACAACAGACTACTTTTCCACAGAATTCAAAATAATCATTGGTATTACCATTTTGGTAGGTGGTTTTTTTATAGTTCATTTAGGCTATAATCCCATCTGGCATGTTTTTTTGGCCTTACTCCTGGGAGTTATTGCTTCTACAAAATATGAATTAAGTGTAGACTCAAATGCAAAAACAATAATTGATGCTACCAAGGTTCTTGGTTTATATCTAAAAAAGAGAGAGTTTAATTATAATCTCCTTAAAGCCATCAGCCTCGAAAAGGAGAATGAGCGATATACTGCAAATACACGCTCTAGATCAAGGCAAGTAGAATTTAATATGTATACAGCCTCCATTATCACAGACAAAGAAGAGGTTGAAATTTTTACTAGCAGTAATTACAAAAGCTTCTCTGAAAAACTTAAGCAGTTTGCAAATGAACTGAACCTCGATATTCAACGTAGCTTTTAAATATCACACTCCTGTTCAGGAAGAGGAGCGCCTAAATCTTCGGCTTTTTTCCAGTCTTTCATAGCCCCTTCTTTATCACCCAAAATACATTTTACACTACCTCTGTTCACATAAGCTACAGCATTTTCCGGCCGTAATTTTATCGATTTATCATAGGCTTCAATGGACTCTTCCAGTTTACCAATCATAAATAGCGAATAGCCTTTTTCAAAATATACTTCTGCATATGTTGGGTCAAGAGCTAATGCGATTTGATAATCTTTGAGTGCTTCGTTATTTAATTGCAACTGAGATTTACATACGCCCAGTAAATAGAATATTTCCGGGTTTCTTCCATCCACTTCTGCAGCCTGGTTTAAATATTTTATCGCCTCAGTGTAATCACCCAACTCATAATTTCTATGACCTATGGTTATTAATGAGTCACTTGACTGACCTGAAACAGCGGAGAATATAAATGAAAATAGGATGACTTTAATCCAACGCATTATATCCAGGGTTGATTATTAACTGTTCTTTCATGTTGTACATCTCCTGTATGTTTGGTGGCTGCTGGCTCAAATAAAAGAACCCACACTTCCTCACCATTTAAGGTATGAGGATTATGTTCTATACCTTTTGGTACAATAATTATTTCCCCCTCCTTTACTTCCTCTGTCCGATCTCTAAATTCCATCATTAGTGTTCCTTTAACTACTAAAAACAGTTCATCTTCATGTTCGTGGCTATGCCATACAAAATCATTTTTAAGCTTTGCGAGCTTTACTTGTTGCCCATTTAACTCACCAATTATTCTTGGCGACCAATTATCATTGAAAAGCCCGAACTTCTC
This genomic window contains:
- the ppgK gene encoding polyphosphate--glucose phosphotransferase translates to MNMLGIDVGGSGIKGAVVDTIEGKLISERYRIETPNPATPEAVSKVIKEIKDHFDWTDDIVCAFPTVVIEGKAVYDANLDNSWTGKNIEDIFSNACDDQHFEVINDADAAGIAEMRFGAGKHHSGLVMVLTFGTGIGSGVFYDGVLIPNFELGRILGKNGKVYEKFAADSARKREELEFDVWGKRVNQYLKHIERVFSPDFIIIGGGASKKIHKFRDQIKIKTRFTASEKLNNAGIIGAAVNAAEHHR
- a CDS encoding tetratricopeptide repeat protein, whose amino-acid sequence is MRWIKVILFSFIFSAVSGQSSDSLITIGHRNYELGDYTEAIKYLNQAAEVDGRNPEIFYLLGVCKSQLQLNNEALKDYQIALALDPTYAEVYFEKGYSLFMIGKLEESIEAYDKSIKLRPENAVAYVNRGSVKCILGDKEGAMKDWKKAEDLGAPLPEQECDI
- a CDS encoding cupin domain-containing protein — translated: MKKINILEKFGLFNDNWSPRIIGELNGQQVKLAKLKNDFVWHSHEHEDELFLVVKGTLMMEFRDRTEEVKEGEIIIVPKGIEHNPHTLNGEEVWVLLFEPAATKHTGDVQHERTVNNQPWI